From the Quercus lobata isolate SW786 chromosome 6, ValleyOak3.0 Primary Assembly, whole genome shotgun sequence genome, one window contains:
- the LOC115950318 gene encoding uncharacterized protein LOC115950318 produces the protein MDAISGYKQIRMAEEDQEKIAFIMSQGLYCYKVMPFGLKNAGLRIKASGKFLGFIVSQRGIEANPEKVRPIINMASPKNVKEVQKLMGRIAALNSPPLLSPSKEGENLYLYLAVSASVVSAALIREEDAKQLPVYYVNQAFQGAKSRYPRIEKITFALIVASRKLRQYFQANPILVITDQPIKKSMNKPKAARRMVQWAIELSQFDIEYHPRTTIKAQALADFIAKFTLPDEDSPPNGVNRWTLQTDGSSAQRKGGVGVVITTPDGEVLKYGVQLKFPATNNEAEYEGILTGLRLGKVLGVKNLLIQNYSKLVIEQIRGEHEAKEERMQKYLRLMKHLTQEFDTMEFVQIPRSQNMGADEISKIASSEK, from the exons ATGGACGCCATCTCGGGATATAAGCAGATAAGGATGGCTGaggaagaccaggagaagatcGCGTTCATCATGAGTCAAGGACTCTACTGttacaaggtaatgccttttggattgaagaatgctGGGCTACGTATCAAAG CTTCGGGGAAGTTCCTGGGATTCATAGTGTCgcaaagaggaatagaagcgAACCCAGAGAAAGTACGACCCATCATCAACATGGCGTCACCCAAGAACGTCAAGGAAGTCCAAAAACTCATGGGAAGGATAGCAGCCTTGAACAG TCCACCCCTCTTAagcccgtccaaagaagggGAAAACCTGTATTTATACTTGGCAGTGTCAGCCTCGGTAGTAAGTGCAGCCTTGATTAGGGAAGAGGATGCGAAGCAGCTACCAGTTTACTATGTCAACCAAGCCTTCCAAGGAGCTAAGTCCAGGTATCCAAGGATTGAAAAGATCACGTTTGCATTAATAGTAGCTTCGCGCAAGCTAAGGCAATACTTCCAGGCAAACCCCATTCTCGTAATAACGGACCAACCaatcaagaaatcaatgaacaagCCCAAGGCAGCAAGAAGAATGGTCCAGTGGGCAATTGAACTTAGTCAATTTGACATCGAGTACCATCCTAGAACGACAATCAAGGCGCAAGCTCTGGCGGACTTCATCGCAAAGTTTACCCTTCCGGATGAAGACAGTCCTCCAAATGGAGTTAATAGATGGACGCTGCAAACtgatggttcgtcagcccaGAGGAAGGGGGGAGTAGGGGTTGTCATAACCACCCCCGACGGAGAGGTGTTGAAATATGGGGTCCAACTAAAATTCCCAGCTACCAACAACGAAGCTGAATACGAGGGGATACTGACGGGGTTGAGGCTTGGAAAGGTACTTGGAGTCAAAAACCTGTTAATCCAAAATTATTCGAAGCTAGTGATCGAGCAGATTAGAGGGGAACAcgaagcaaaggaagaaaggatgcaAAAGTACCTCAGGCTGATGAAACATCTAACTCAGGAGTTCGATACGATGGAGTTCGTGCAGATCCCAAGAAGTCAGAATATGGGGGCAGACGAAATCTCGAAGATAGCATCATCAGAAAAATGA